In Nitratiruptor sp. YY09-18, a single window of DNA contains:
- a CDS encoding 4Fe-4S dicluster domain-containing protein has product MAVKITDICINCGACIDECPVEAIVDDDDNPTGEEIYYVYPDKCVECVGYHDTPACAEACPTEGCIVWDVCLEGATCRDDVPQEARENHAPVIE; this is encoded by the coding sequence ATGGCAGTAAAAATTACAGACATCTGTATTAACTGTGGAGCATGTATCGATGAGTGTCCGGTTGAAGCAATCGTAGATGATGATGATAATCCAACTGGAGAAGAGATTTACTACGTTTATCCAGATAAATGTGTAGAGTGTGTTGGTTATCATGACACTCCAGCATGTGCAGAAGCGTGCCCTACTGAGGGATGTATTGTTTGGGATGTGTGCCTCGAAGGTGCAACTTGCCGTGACGATGTTCCTCAAGAAGCTCGCGAAAACCACGCTCCAGTTATCGAATAA
- the ndk gene encoding nucleoside-diphosphate kinase produces the protein MERTLSIIKPDAVAKNVIGKIIDRFETNGLRIAAMKKIKLTREDAAKFYEVHKERPFFNDLVEYMTSGPVVVMVLEGENAVSKNRELMGATDPKEAAPGTIRADFAESIEANAVHGSDSLENAQKEIAFFFAQREIL, from the coding sequence ATGGAGAGAACCCTTTCTATCATCAAGCCAGATGCAGTTGCAAAAAATGTTATCGGCAAAATCATCGATAGATTCGAAACTAATGGTCTGCGTATAGCTGCAATGAAAAAGATCAAACTCACACGAGAAGATGCAGCAAAATTTTATGAAGTGCATAAAGAAAGACCATTCTTCAATGATTTGGTAGAATATATGACAAGCGGTCCTGTAGTTGTTATGGTACTAGAGGGTGAAAACGCTGTGTCAAAAAATAGAGAACTGATGGGTGCAACTGATCCAAAAGAGGCTGCTCCTGGAACAATTAGAGCAGATTTTGCTGAGAGTATCGAAGCAAATGCAGTGCATGGAAGTGATAGTCTCGAAAATGCTCAAAAAGAGATCGCATTTTTCTTTGCACAAAGGGAAATTCTCTAA
- a CDS encoding DUF177 domain-containing protein: MKIAFKKIGLHKKDVLIQKDDLTLHGSVVRGKDSLVDLEGTLRGSVEVECARCGKSFSVPIDEPLILKLSDGVYKGFDNEADIIEFYNGSVDMQELIDSEYESIRLDYHICNECKQKEGE, encoded by the coding sequence TTGAAAATAGCATTCAAAAAGATTGGATTGCACAAAAAAGATGTGTTAATCCAAAAAGATGACCTTACCCTACATGGTTCAGTAGTGAGGGGGAAAGACTCTCTGGTCGATCTTGAGGGAACCTTACGAGGGAGTGTTGAAGTAGAATGTGCTAGGTGCGGGAAGAGCTTTTCAGTACCCATAGATGAACCACTTATATTGAAACTCAGTGATGGAGTATATAAAGGCTTTGATAACGAAGCAGATATCATTGAGTTTTATAATGGCAGTGTAGATATGCAAGAGCTAATCGATTCAGAGTATGAGTCGATACGGCTCGATTATCACATTTGTAATGAATGTAAACAGAAAGAAGGAGAATAA
- the rpmF gene encoding 50S ribosomal protein L32, with amino-acid sequence MAVPKRRVSKTRAAKRRTHYKIKLARPVKDKDGTWKMPHHVNPTTGEYKS; translated from the coding sequence ATGGCAGTACCTAAGAGACGTGTAAGTAAAACAAGAGCAGCTAAAAGACGAACACACTACAAAATCAAACTTGCTCGCCCAGTAAAAGATAAAGATGGCACTTGGAAAATGCCGCACCATGTGAACCCAACTACAGGTGAATATAAAAGCTAA
- the plsX gene encoding phosphate acyltransferase PlsX: MYKIAIDAMGGDFGPYPIIEGTILALKEYNNFEAILVGDPQKIKPLIKDKKIYSRVHIVEATDVIGMEEQATEALKRKESSIYKAVDLVRKKEADAVVSAGHSGATMSLATLRIGRLKNVSRPAIATLMPTYKRKKTLVLDVGANVDCKPEHLFEFGVMGEAYASSIMHIDNPRVGLLSNGEEETKGNELTKATFKLLQKLPTFIGNVEGNNIFDGSVDVVVTDGFTGNILLKTSEGVAGAISKLMKQNIKKSPLSMAGALMMKKVFRSLKKEIDYSEYGGAPLIGIKGCAIISHGKSTPKAIKNAINQAINYVSSDINDTIEKRLEEVIIKG; encoded by the coding sequence ATGTATAAGATCGCAATAGATGCTATGGGAGGGGACTTTGGTCCCTATCCAATTATCGAAGGAACTATTCTCGCACTTAAAGAGTACAATAATTTTGAAGCTATTCTTGTAGGTGATCCCCAAAAAATAAAACCTCTCATAAAAGATAAAAAGATCTATTCACGTGTCCATATTGTTGAAGCCACCGATGTCATTGGAATGGAAGAGCAAGCTACAGAAGCACTTAAGCGCAAAGAGAGTTCTATTTATAAAGCAGTCGATTTGGTGCGTAAAAAAGAGGCTGATGCAGTAGTCTCAGCTGGTCACAGTGGTGCAACTATGAGTTTAGCGACGCTACGTATTGGTAGACTCAAAAATGTATCACGTCCCGCAATTGCAACTCTCATGCCAACATACAAAAGGAAGAAGACACTTGTTTTAGATGTAGGTGCAAATGTAGATTGTAAGCCAGAGCACCTTTTCGAATTTGGAGTTATGGGAGAAGCGTATGCCAGCTCTATCATGCATATCGATAATCCAAGAGTAGGACTCCTCTCTAATGGAGAAGAGGAGACAAAAGGTAACGAGCTTACAAAGGCAACATTTAAGCTATTGCAAAAACTTCCCACATTCATTGGAAATGTTGAGGGCAATAATATCTTTGACGGTTCGGTAGATGTCGTAGTGACTGATGGCTTTACTGGCAATATTTTGCTTAAAACCAGTGAAGGTGTGGCTGGAGCTATTAGTAAACTGATGAAGCAAAATATAAAAAAGAGTCCTCTGAGTATGGCGGGGGCTTTGATGATGAAAAAAGTATTTCGATCTTTAAAAAAAGAGATAGATTATAGTGAATATGGTGGTGCACCTCTGATTGGGATCAAAGGATGTGCTATCATTAGTCATGGCAAAAGTACACCAAAAGCTATAAAAAATGCTATCAATCAAGCAATAAACTATGTCTCTTCAGATATAAATGATACAATTGAAAAACGATTAGAAGAGGTAATAATCAAAGGATAA
- a CDS encoding beta-ketoacyl-ACP synthase III — protein sequence MYAAFRSVGAYVPQKVLTNQDLEKMVDTSDEWITKRTGIKTRHIAAHDESTSDLGFKAALVAIERSGIAKEQIDMIVCATISPDYLCMPSTACMIAKRLDIANIPAFDISAACSGFIYALATAKSFIESGMAKNILIIGAEKLSAIVDWQDRTTCILFGDGAGAAVISATENREEAITDVHIAADGKYYDYLITPGCGTNKPCSQIALEERACFIKMKGNETFKVAVKTLTNDVRDILEKNSIDASSITHFIPHQANYRILTAVASALGLSSEQVVMTVAKYGNTSSASIPMAMNDIYEEGKLKRGDMMLLDAFGGGFTWGSALVPFAGN from the coding sequence TTGTACGCAGCTTTTCGATCTGTTGGAGCCTATGTTCCGCAAAAAGTCCTTACCAATCAAGATCTAGAGAAAATGGTTGATACAAGTGATGAGTGGATCACCAAACGAACAGGTATAAAAACACGCCATATCGCTGCGCATGATGAATCTACAAGTGATTTGGGATTCAAAGCAGCACTTGTAGCTATTGAGCGATCAGGGATTGCAAAAGAACAGATCGATATGATCGTGTGTGCGACAATTTCACCAGATTACCTCTGTATGCCTTCAACCGCTTGCATGATTGCCAAAAGACTTGATATTGCCAATATACCAGCTTTTGATATAAGTGCAGCTTGTAGCGGTTTTATTTATGCATTGGCTACTGCCAAATCTTTTATAGAATCTGGCATGGCTAAAAATATATTGATTATTGGTGCAGAAAAGCTGAGTGCTATTGTCGATTGGCAAGATCGCACTACATGTATCCTCTTTGGTGATGGTGCTGGGGCAGCTGTTATTAGTGCAACTGAGAATAGAGAAGAGGCAATCACTGATGTCCATATTGCTGCAGATGGAAAATACTATGACTATCTCATTACTCCTGGTTGCGGTACCAATAAACCCTGTTCACAGATTGCTCTTGAAGAGCGAGCATGCTTTATCAAGATGAAGGGGAATGAGACCTTTAAAGTAGCAGTAAAAACTCTTACAAATGATGTGCGAGATATTTTAGAAAAAAATAGTATTGATGCTAGTAGTATCACACACTTCATTCCTCACCAAGCCAACTATCGTATTCTCACTGCTGTAGCTTCTGCTCTTGGACTTTCATCTGAGCAGGTTGTCATGACTGTTGCAAAATATGGTAACACATCCTCAGCTTCCATTCCAATGGCAATGAATGATATCTATGAAGAGGGGAAACTCAAAAGAGGCGATATGATGCTTCTTGATGCCTTTGGTGGCGGCTTTACTTGGGGAAGTGCCCTTGTTCCATTTGCTGGCAATTAA
- a CDS encoding chloride channel protein yields MSISTLYSNTKFYTINIFITNRFEKHRNIIFALIGSGTIGTLFFIAPYATFSGHELVNYLINDKVHISITLLIVTILHRIIATTISIYANAIGVLFITLMSIGALIGYGFGEVMVSLGFFIEPFYYAAIGASVFMGTIMELPLTAVIAVLEITYDYNVIISTGIIVALVNFMIPQSLRGEQTLIRKMPQ; encoded by the coding sequence TTGTCTATCTCTACTTTATACTCAAATACAAAATTCTACACTATCAATATATTTATCACAAATAGATTTGAAAAACATAGGAACATCATTTTTGCTCTCATAGGTAGTGGGACAATTGGTACACTATTTTTCATAGCTCCATATGCTACCTTTTCAGGCCACGAGCTTGTCAACTATCTTATTAATGACAAAGTGCATATCTCGATAACTCTGTTAATAGTAACTATTTTACACAGAATTATTGCAACTACAATATCTATATATGCAAATGCCATAGGAGTACTCTTTATTACACTCATGAGCATTGGAGCACTTATAGGCTATGGATTTGGTGAAGTGATGGTCTCTTTAGGATTTTTTATTGAGCCATTCTACTATGCAGCAATTGGAGCATCGGTATTCATGGGAACTATTATGGAGTTGCCTCTTACAGCAGTCATTGCAGTATTAGAAATTACGTATGATTACAATGTAATAATCTCTACAGGAATAATTGTTGCTTTGGTAAATTTTATGATTCCACAATCTCTTAGAGGTGAACAGACTTTAATCAGAAAAATGCCACAATAG
- a CDS encoding N-6 DNA methylase, translating to MLQIKSYTPRKSFSPLYAKKSITEDELSQFDQILERYIDSLHTQLQMKQTEPVMVSTVLQPFFESLGYKAQSYSQKGHSGIDLALMKEDKPAVIIEAKKPHSMNMISQTNSNKKALHEAILYYMRERDQGNFTLFHIIITDFFSWFIFDAKEFDKYFWQNKAIRKIYDNVKSPIMLVDKTEEFYTLLQKELNNQDIILEATYVDLKKPLNKNQKVALCKLFSQEKLLKEFNPNDANRLDRGFYNELLYLLGLEEQNIGGKKIIARAKKPHMASLYENTARNLEFAGYNPDFETVLQLMIIWMNRVLFLKLLEAQLLKWNNGNKRYKFLNIQTIKDFDVLKIFFFDILARAQDQRVHKEYDHIPYLNSSLFEISSVEKQFIDISNLEDNCELPYYSKTVLRDESGKRRKGKCNFLQYLFEFLDAYDFSSEGKEEVTHNNKTLINAAVLGLIFEKLNGYKEGSYYTPSFVTMYMAREAIERAIVEKFNQLKGWKCKTLADIDEKVEDKKEANRIIDSLTICDPAVGSGHFLVSALNTILAIKSELRLLYDTEGKRIKDYTLEVENDELIIRDDEGEIFEYRRNSQEGFRIQRAIFEEKKRIIENSLFGVDINPNAVHIARLRLWIELLKHSYYDENGHLVTMPNIDINIKVGNSLVSRYGLHEEITIPNIRHKVEEYKKLVRQYKEGAFDITKEQMQQVIEEIKAMFGLILQKQHKVMQNYKNLLYEYVKEFGLEGLSRDMQLDALEFNYGQHARLFDDEMDEKKLQDREKMCRKIEEAYKKIEEIRFGRIYENAFEWRFEFPEILDDEGNFVGFDVILGNPPYILEDENKKAFDGLHFTECYQGKTDIWHLFTCRAIDITKDNGYISFIAKNQWLESSAASKMRRKIYDKTEIVSLIDFGPNMIFDEASQQTMIFLLQKHTVPKHSIHFIKFTKKLPLEKLSALLLAGLQKSEEEGVIEGEKEIPSSMSERENLKFSSQKVEEILKKIEARTNFRFNPKKEIIQGIIGGPDEAFIVDANMLDRFTDDEKKYLRNFHTNTQKYYAPPSKKYIIYLSAKNFQGTIDNYPNIKTFFEKNKELLREKKQKYKTPHKPYFFLHRERDESFFMKGPKIVWEKRTKGRSFTYTEEPFYGSANLFFIKSNRVDLKFLTALLNSKLFYFYMHERLKHNGDLLQIDKNQFMKIPLYVPKNMSEFDEIVDAIIQKKKAGEDTKELEDKIDAMIYDLYNLTQEEKELIEKSVAQ from the coding sequence ATGCTACAAATTAAGTCTTATACACCCAGAAAGTCTTTTTCACCTCTTTATGCAAAGAAGAGTATTACAGAAGATGAGCTATCGCAATTTGATCAAATATTGGAACGTTATATAGATAGTCTTCACACACAATTACAGATGAAACAGACAGAGCCTGTGATGGTTTCTACTGTATTGCAACCATTTTTTGAATCGTTAGGTTATAAAGCACAAAGTTATTCTCAAAAAGGACATAGTGGCATTGATCTTGCATTGATGAAAGAGGATAAACCAGCAGTTATTATCGAAGCCAAAAAGCCTCATTCTATGAATATGATTTCACAAACTAATTCAAACAAAAAAGCTTTGCACGAAGCTATTCTCTACTATATGCGAGAGCGTGATCAAGGAAATTTTACTCTTTTTCACATTATTATAACCGATTTTTTCTCATGGTTCATTTTTGATGCTAAAGAGTTTGACAAATATTTTTGGCAAAACAAGGCGATACGAAAAATATATGATAATGTAAAAAGTCCAATAATGCTTGTTGATAAAACAGAAGAGTTTTATACTTTGCTACAAAAAGAGTTAAATAATCAAGATATTATTTTGGAAGCTACTTATGTAGATTTGAAGAAACCTCTCAATAAAAATCAAAAAGTAGCTCTTTGTAAGCTTTTTTCTCAAGAGAAACTTCTAAAAGAGTTTAATCCTAATGATGCTAATAGACTCGATAGAGGATTTTATAATGAGTTGCTTTACTTATTAGGACTAGAAGAACAAAATATAGGCGGCAAGAAGATTATAGCCCGTGCCAAAAAGCCACACATGGCATCTTTATATGAAAATACTGCCAGAAACCTTGAATTTGCTGGATATAATCCAGATTTTGAGACAGTATTGCAACTCATGATAATTTGGATGAACCGCGTTTTGTTTTTGAAACTTCTTGAAGCGCAACTGCTTAAGTGGAATAATGGAAATAAGCGATACAAGTTTCTCAATATTCAAACTATCAAAGATTTTGATGTTTTAAAAATCTTCTTTTTTGATATTCTTGCTAGAGCACAGGACCAAAGAGTTCACAAAGAGTATGATCATATTCCATATCTCAATTCATCACTTTTCGAAATATCATCAGTCGAGAAGCAATTTATTGATATTTCCAATCTTGAAGATAATTGTGAACTGCCTTATTACTCTAAAACAGTTTTGCGTGATGAGAGTGGAAAAAGGCGTAAGGGAAAGTGCAATTTTCTTCAGTATCTTTTCGAGTTTCTCGATGCATACGACTTTTCTAGTGAAGGCAAGGAAGAGGTTACGCATAATAATAAAACGCTCATCAATGCTGCGGTTTTGGGGCTTATTTTTGAAAAACTTAACGGATATAAAGAGGGAAGCTACTATACACCAAGCTTTGTGACAATGTATATGGCACGAGAGGCGATCGAGAGAGCTATTGTAGAAAAATTTAATCAGCTCAAAGGTTGGAAATGTAAAACACTTGCAGATATCGATGAAAAAGTTGAAGACAAAAAAGAGGCAAATCGGATAATTGATTCTCTTACTATATGTGACCCGGCTGTTGGAAGTGGTCACTTTTTGGTTTCTGCTTTGAATACGATTTTAGCTATCAAGAGTGAATTGCGTCTTTTGTATGATACCGAGGGTAAGCGCATCAAAGACTATACTCTAGAAGTAGAGAATGATGAGTTGATAATTAGAGATGATGAGGGGGAGATATTTGAGTATCGACGAAATTCTCAAGAGGGATTTCGCATACAGCGAGCAATATTTGAAGAGAAAAAGAGAATTATCGAAAACTCTCTTTTTGGTGTAGATATCAATCCTAATGCAGTACATATTGCAAGACTTCGCCTTTGGATCGAGCTACTAAAGCATAGTTACTATGATGAAAATGGGCATCTTGTCACAATGCCAAATATCGATATTAATATAAAAGTTGGTAATTCTTTGGTAAGCAGGTATGGCCTCCATGAAGAGATAACAATTCCTAATATCCGTCATAAAGTAGAAGAATACAAAAAGCTTGTTCGCCAATACAAAGAAGGTGCTTTTGATATCACAAAAGAGCAGATGCAGCAAGTCATTGAAGAGATCAAAGCGATGTTTGGTTTAATACTACAAAAGCAGCATAAAGTGATGCAAAACTATAAAAATCTTCTCTATGAGTATGTCAAGGAGTTTGGGTTAGAGGGCTTGAGTCGCGATATGCAGCTTGATGCTTTGGAGTTTAACTATGGGCAGCATGCGCGGCTTTTTGATGATGAAATGGATGAAAAAAAGCTTCAAGATCGCGAGAAGATGTGCAGGAAAATCGAGGAAGCCTATAAAAAGATTGAAGAGATCCGATTTGGCAGAATTTATGAAAATGCATTTGAGTGGCGTTTTGAGTTTCCAGAAATATTGGATGATGAGGGAAATTTTGTAGGATTTGATGTGATACTTGGGAATCCACCATATATTTTAGAAGATGAGAATAAAAAAGCCTTTGATGGTTTGCATTTTACAGAGTGCTATCAAGGCAAAACAGATATTTGGCATCTTTTTACATGTCGTGCTATTGATATAACAAAAGATAATGGCTATATCAGTTTTATTGCAAAAAACCAGTGGCTTGAGAGTAGTGCAGCATCGAAAATGCGTAGAAAAATATATGATAAAACCGAAATAGTATCTCTCATAGATTTTGGTCCCAATATGATTTTTGATGAAGCTAGTCAGCAAACAATGATCTTTTTACTCCAAAAACATACTGTACCAAAACACTCTATTCACTTTATAAAATTTACAAAAAAATTGCCTTTAGAAAAACTTTCCGCCTTACTATTAGCAGGCTTGCAAAAGAGTGAGGAAGAGGGTGTAATAGAAGGAGAAAAAGAGATACCAAGCTCTATGAGTGAGCGGGAGAATTTGAAATTTTCTTCACAAAAGGTTGAAGAGATTCTTAAAAAAATAGAAGCGCGTACAAATTTTCGTTTTAATCCTAAAAAGGAGATAATTCAAGGAATCATAGGAGGGCCTGATGAGGCATTTATCGTAGATGCAAATATGTTGGATAGATTTACTGATGATGAGAAAAAATATTTGCGCAATTTTCATACAAATACACAAAAGTATTATGCACCACCGAGTAAAAAATATATTATTTATCTTAGTGCCAAAAATTTTCAAGGGACAATCGATAACTATCCTAACATAAAAACTTTTTTTGAAAAGAACAAAGAACTATTAAGGGAAAAGAAGCAAAAATACAAAACCCCTCACAAACCATATTTTTTCTTGCATAGAGAGAGGGATGAATCATTTTTTATGAAAGGTCCTAAAATTGTATGGGAGAAGAGAACGAAAGGAAGATCGTTTACTTACACTGAAGAACCTTTTTATGGCTCAGCCAATCTCTTTTTTATAAAATCAAACCGAGTTGATCTTAAATTTCTCACTGCTTTGCTCAATTCTAAACTTTTCTATTTTTATATGCATGAGAGGCTGAAGCATAATGGAGATCTCCTTCAGATAGATAAAAACCAATTTATGAAGATACCTCTTTATGTGCCAAAAAACATGAGTGAATTTGATGAAATTGTAGATGCTATTATCCAAAAGAAAAAAGCGGGAGAGGATACAAAAGAGCTTGAAGATAAAATCGATGCAATGATTTATGATCTTTATAATCTTACGCAAGAGGAAAAAGAGCTTATAGAAAAAAGTGTAGCACAGTGA
- a CDS encoding MoxR family ATPase: MRTIIENIKNEVKKVVVGQEGMIDGLLIGLMCDGHILLEGVPGLAKTTTVNALAKTLGLQFKRVQFTPDLLPSDIIGTEIYDPAKNEFKIKRGPVFTNLLLADEINRAPAKVQSALLEVMQERQVTIGDETFMIDRPFLVMATQNPVEQEGAYNLPEAQLDRFMMKLVVGYNTKEEELEIARRVANNAFGKIEMVATKEDLEKLKNEVVQVHIDPEVEEYIIDLVFATREPQNYGLGELKKYIDFGASPRASIDMFKASKALAYMRGKEYVTPLEIAYVVKDVLRHRIILSYEAEAEDIKADFIIDKILEAVPIP; the protein is encoded by the coding sequence ATGCGAACTATTATAGAAAACATCAAAAACGAAGTAAAGAAGGTTGTAGTTGGGCAAGAGGGGATGATCGATGGGCTGCTTATAGGCCTCATGTGTGATGGGCATATCCTGCTTGAGGGTGTGCCAGGACTTGCAAAGACAACTACCGTCAATGCCCTTGCAAAGACACTTGGACTCCAATTTAAGCGGGTGCAGTTTACTCCAGATCTTTTGCCAAGTGATATTATAGGAACTGAGATTTATGATCCAGCAAAGAACGAGTTCAAGATAAAAAGAGGTCCGGTATTTACAAATCTCTTGCTAGCTGATGAGATAAACAGAGCTCCAGCAAAGGTACAGTCAGCACTGCTGGAAGTAATGCAAGAGCGTCAAGTAACAATTGGGGATGAGACATTTATGATAGATAGACCATTTTTGGTTATGGCTACGCAAAACCCTGTAGAGCAAGAGGGTGCTTATAATCTGCCTGAAGCGCAGCTCGATCGCTTTATGATGAAGCTTGTAGTTGGATATAACACTAAAGAAGAAGAGCTTGAAATTGCAAGACGTGTTGCCAATAATGCATTTGGTAAAATTGAGATGGTAGCTACAAAAGAGGATCTTGAAAAACTCAAGAATGAGGTAGTGCAAGTACATATTGATCCAGAGGTAGAAGAGTATATCATTGATTTAGTTTTTGCTACAAGAGAGCCGCAAAACTATGGGCTTGGTGAGCTCAAAAAATATATCGATTTTGGTGCGAGTCCAAGAGCAAGTATCGATATGTTTAAAGCGAGCAAAGCCTTAGCCTATATGCGGGGTAAGGAGTATGTCACACCCCTAGAGATTGCCTATGTTGTCAAAGATGTTTTGCGTCATAGAATAATTCTCAGTTATGAAGCAGAAGCAGAGGATATCAAGGCAGATTTCATCATAGATAAGATCTTAGAGGCAGTGCCTATTCCATGA
- a CDS encoding DUF58 domain-containing protein produces the protein MTEKRIKKLLIKTKRQVFSEIPGNNPSLFKGEGFDFVELREYQPGDDVKKIDWLITAKLQKPFVKLYREERELNVVVAVMLNGSMFFGTKRFKQEVAAEVASLLGFAAIKNQDNFSYLLFADKEYGSIRPTKNMQAVWQMAKQIVRFQPLGKVANFAALSARLFKIRRKSIIFIISDFLEPFDLKVLAKKHEVVAIVVRDRFEEKPESIGFMHLIDPETKKSMMVDFEGLTIKNYVKEIKKLDHKMYTHFKKSGIRFTKIYTDEEPFIKLLKLFGQR, from the coding sequence ATGACAGAAAAGCGTATCAAAAAGCTTCTTATCAAAACTAAAAGGCAGGTCTTTAGTGAGATTCCTGGCAACAACCCTTCTCTTTTTAAAGGTGAAGGGTTCGATTTTGTAGAGCTCAGGGAGTATCAGCCAGGAGATGATGTCAAGAAGATCGATTGGCTCATTACTGCAAAGCTGCAAAAGCCATTTGTGAAACTCTACCGCGAAGAGCGTGAGCTCAATGTGGTAGTAGCAGTGATGCTCAACGGGAGTATGTTTTTTGGTACAAAGCGTTTCAAGCAAGAGGTTGCTGCCGAGGTGGCATCACTGCTTGGGTTTGCGGCAATTAAAAATCAGGATAATTTTAGCTATCTGCTCTTTGCAGACAAAGAGTATGGTTCAATCAGGCCTACTAAAAATATGCAAGCAGTCTGGCAGATGGCTAAGCAGATAGTAAGATTTCAGCCTCTTGGAAAAGTTGCCAATTTTGCAGCTTTGAGTGCGAGACTTTTCAAGATTCGTCGCAAATCTATCATCTTTATTATTAGTGATTTTTTGGAGCCTTTTGATCTCAAAGTGCTGGCAAAAAAACATGAGGTTGTGGCAATTGTCGTGCGTGATCGTTTTGAAGAAAAACCAGAGTCTATCGGCTTTATGCACCTCATTGATCCTGAGACAAAAAAGAGTATGATGGTTGATTTTGAAGGGTTGACCATCAAAAACTATGTCAAAGAGATTAAAAAACTCGATCACAAGATGTATACACACTTCAAAAAGAGTGGTATTCGCTTTACAAAAATCTATACAGACGAAGAGCCATTTATAAAACTTTTGAAACTTTTTGGACAGCGGTAA
- a CDS encoding VWA domain-containing protein, which yields MMSDFAFERPLILWLLVVAVYCLVKCRARESALIFPHLSIVKKAANKKSFLPEFLKAVAIFGTILALAGPVAIDRTHEYHKKGYAIVLALDASGSMKEQGFDPKNPFLSKFDVVKDLVKEFIQQRKNDNIGLVVFGSVATIASPLTYNKEVLAKLIDYLDIGIAGQKTAINDAVVQSINMLAKAKAKSKILILLTDGIDTASHIPPDVITRMAKKYHVKIYTIGIGRKRDIDEPYLKWIAQQSGGRYFFAKDARVLKKVYEYINRLEKSEIRGKEFVKKDELYPYVLFVAILALLGYIYIYGKRGF from the coding sequence ATGATGAGTGATTTTGCATTTGAGAGACCATTGATTCTGTGGCTTTTGGTCGTAGCTGTATATTGTCTTGTAAAATGCAGGGCAAGAGAGAGCGCACTCATTTTCCCACATCTTTCTATTGTCAAAAAGGCTGCAAACAAGAAGAGTTTTTTGCCGGAATTTCTTAAGGCTGTTGCTATTTTTGGGACTATTCTTGCACTTGCAGGACCTGTAGCTATAGATAGAACCCATGAGTATCACAAGAAGGGGTATGCTATCGTTTTGGCTCTTGATGCGAGCGGCTCGATGAAAGAGCAAGGATTCGATCCCAAAAATCCATTTTTAAGCAAATTTGATGTAGTCAAAGATCTTGTCAAAGAGTTTATTCAACAGAGGAAAAACGATAATATCGGGCTTGTTGTTTTTGGCTCGGTAGCTACTATTGCTTCACCGCTCACCTATAATAAAGAGGTGTTAGCAAAACTTATAGACTATCTTGATATCGGTATAGCTGGACAAAAGACAGCTATCAACGATGCAGTGGTGCAAAGTATAAATATGCTTGCAAAAGCCAAAGCAAAATCGAAGATTTTGATCCTTCTCACTGATGGGATTGATACAGCAAGTCATATTCCGCCAGATGTGATTACAAGAATGGCAAAGAAATATCATGTGAAGATCTACACTATTGGAATCGGGAGAAAAAGAGATATCGATGAGCCCTATTTAAAGTGGATCGCACAGCAAAGTGGAGGAAGATACTTCTTTGCAAAAGATGCTAGGGTTTTGAAAAAGGTGTATGAATATATCAATAGACTTGAAAAGAGCGAGATACGTGGCAAAGAGTTTGTTAAAAAAGATGAGCTCTATCCTTACGTGCTCTTTGTAGCAATTTTGGCACTTCTTGGTTATATCTATATTTATGGCAAAAGAGGTTTTTGA